A single region of the Massilia sp. erpn genome encodes:
- a CDS encoding FMN-binding negative transcriptional regulator, with amino-acid sequence MYVPAEFAESRTEALHALIQQHPLGTLLTYGSNGLDATHLPFELDVSEGGLGMLRAHAARKNPVWQDVGNGEVLVVFQAVDAYISPQWYPSKQETHKQVPTWNYVVAHAYGRLTARDDERYVRGVVARLTRTHEASQSVPWKMGDAPRDYIDTLLTEIVGIEIEITRLLGKSKLSQHKDARDIRGAGEALKEQGKHRIGDAMLAHAVAKENR; translated from the coding sequence ATGTACGTCCCCGCCGAATTTGCCGAATCACGCACCGAAGCGCTGCACGCCCTGATCCAGCAGCACCCTTTGGGAACGCTGCTCACTTACGGTTCAAATGGCCTGGATGCCACTCACCTTCCGTTTGAACTCGATGTGAGCGAAGGTGGGCTGGGCATGCTGCGTGCCCATGCTGCGCGCAAGAATCCAGTCTGGCAGGACGTGGGCAACGGCGAAGTCCTGGTCGTGTTCCAGGCGGTTGATGCCTATATCTCGCCGCAATGGTATCCGAGCAAGCAGGAGACCCATAAGCAGGTGCCGACCTGGAATTATGTGGTGGCCCATGCCTATGGCCGTCTGACCGCCCGCGACGATGAGCGCTATGTGCGCGGCGTGGTGGCGCGCCTGACGCGCACTCATGAAGCGTCGCAATCCGTCCCCTGGAAGATGGGCGACGCGCCGCGGGACTATATCGATACGCTCCTGACGGAGATCGTCGGCATCGAGATCGAAATCACGCGCCTGCTCGGCAAATCCAAATTGAGTCAGCACAAGGATGCGCGCGATATACGCGGCGCTGGGGAGGCGCTCAAGGAGCAGGGCAAGCATCGGATCGGCGATGCCATGCTGGCCCACGCGGTGGCGAAGGAAAACCGCTAG
- a CDS encoding ABC transporter permease subunit, giving the protein MLKFLTDLLTLRWLTGRRFVIAVPFVWLVFAFLIPFLIVARISFSEVDAGNPFGTLLTYADGIVNIKVKIANYLFIWGDELYVLTYLSSLKYAAITTLCCLVIGYPFAYFMARARASLRPVLLMMVMMPFWTSFLLRIYAWKGILANHGIANHVLMALGVIQEPLHLMNTPFSLVIGMVYAYLPFMILPLYANLSKMDMRFLEAAADLGATPMQAFWRITVPLSKSGIIAGAMLVFIPAVGEYVIPELLGGPETLMIGRVLWDEFFTNNDWPMASSVTVVVILLILVPMAILNKHQAEQREGGHK; this is encoded by the coding sequence ATGCTGAAATTCCTTACCGATCTGCTGACCTTGCGCTGGCTGACCGGACGGCGCTTCGTCATCGCCGTGCCTTTCGTCTGGCTGGTGTTCGCCTTCCTGATCCCCTTCTTGATCGTGGCGCGCATCAGCTTCAGCGAAGTCGATGCCGGCAATCCCTTCGGCACCTTGCTGACCTATGCCGACGGCATCGTCAACATCAAGGTGAAGATTGCCAACTACCTCTTCATCTGGGGCGACGAGCTGTATGTGCTGACTTATCTCAGTTCGCTCAAATACGCCGCGATCACCACGCTGTGCTGCCTGGTGATCGGCTACCCCTTCGCCTATTTCATGGCGCGTGCCCGCGCCTCGCTGCGGCCGGTGCTGCTGATGATGGTGATGATGCCGTTCTGGACTTCCTTCCTGCTGCGCATCTACGCCTGGAAGGGCATCCTTGCCAACCACGGCATCGCCAACCATGTGCTGATGGCGCTGGGCGTGATCCAGGAGCCGCTGCACCTGATGAACACCCCGTTCTCGCTGGTGATCGGCATGGTGTATGCGTATCTGCCCTTCATGATCCTGCCGCTGTACGCCAACCTGTCCAAGATGGATATGCGCTTCCTGGAAGCGGCGGCCGACCTGGGCGCCACGCCAATGCAGGCTTTCTGGCGCATCACGGTGCCGCTGTCGAAGTCGGGCATCATCGCCGGCGCCATGCTGGTCTTCATTCCTGCCGTGGGCGAGTACGTGATTCCGGAACTGCTGGGCGGCCCGGAAACGCTGATGATCGGCCGCGTGCTGTGGGACGAATTCTTTACCAATAACGACTGGCCGATGGCATCCTCCGTCACCGTGGTCGTGATCCTGCTGATTCTGGTGCCGATGGCGATTCTGAACAAACATCAGGCCGAACAGCGCGAAGGAGGCCACAAATGA
- a CDS encoding ABC transporter permease — MKGSWIQRWFGRGWLSLGYCFLYLPIVVLVVFSFNESRQDMVWSGFSLRWYSELVKDSEILSGFGLSLRIAVLTACSSVLLGTFVAFVLDRYRRFPGRTLFSGMASAPLVMPEVIIGLSLLLMLVSVQKVFGFPERGLTTIWIGHTLLGMAYAAVVVQSRLQEMSKSLEEAAMDLGCKPFQVFFLVTLPNIKQALASAWLLTFTLSLDDVVLSAFLSGPGSSTMPLVIFSRARLGLDPRVNAVAAITILVVSIGVIVSSIYLARAERLRQKQIAAAFKGDAG, encoded by the coding sequence ATGAAGGGCTCCTGGATTCAGCGCTGGTTTGGCCGTGGCTGGCTTTCGCTCGGCTACTGCTTCCTCTACCTGCCCATCGTGGTGCTGGTGGTGTTCTCCTTCAACGAATCGCGCCAAGACATGGTGTGGAGCGGCTTTTCGCTGCGCTGGTACAGCGAGCTGGTAAAAGACAGCGAAATCCTGTCCGGCTTTGGCCTATCGCTGAGGATCGCCGTGCTCACCGCCTGCAGCTCGGTCCTGCTGGGCACCTTCGTCGCCTTCGTGCTGGACCGCTACCGCCGCTTCCCCGGCCGCACCCTGTTCTCCGGCATGGCCAGCGCGCCGCTGGTGATGCCTGAAGTGATCATCGGCCTCTCGCTGCTGCTGATGCTGGTGTCGGTGCAAAAGGTGTTCGGCTTCCCCGAGCGAGGCCTGACCACCATCTGGATCGGCCACACCCTGCTCGGCATGGCCTACGCCGCCGTCGTGGTGCAATCGCGCCTGCAAGAGATGAGCAAGTCGCTGGAAGAAGCGGCCATGGATCTGGGTTGCAAGCCCTTCCAGGTCTTCTTCCTGGTCACTCTGCCCAATATCAAGCAGGCGCTGGCCTCGGCCTGGCTGCTGACCTTCACCCTGTCGCTCGACGACGTGGTACTGTCGGCCTTCCTGTCCGGTCCCGGCTCCTCCACCATGCCGCTGGTGATCTTCTCGCGTGCCCGCCTGGGCCTCGACCCCCGCGTGAACGCCGTTGCCGCCATCACCATCCTGGTGGTGTCGATCGGCGTGATCGTCTCCAGCATCTACCTGGCCCGCGCCGAGCGCCTGCGCCAAAAACAGATCGCCGCCGCCTTCAAAGGCGACGCCGGCTAA
- a CDS encoding gamma-glutamyl-gamma-aminobutyrate hydrolase family protein, with product MRRPIVIVPACTRLIGEHPNHAAQHKYVNAVVLGARCMPLVLPALGELADMEAVLDVADGVMLTGSASNVHADLYGQAILDTALPLDTARDATTLPLIRAALERGIPILGICRGFQEMNVALGGTLHQAVQEVPGMLDHRDRPEDALEVQYGPAHAIRLTRGGILAEILGNAAEIQVNSLHGQGIAKLAPGLAVEAVAPDGLVEAYSVAHARSFALAVQWHPEWRATDNPDSMKIFLAFGKACTAYLEQNGVP from the coding sequence ATGCGCCGTCCCATCGTCATTGTTCCAGCCTGCACCCGGCTGATTGGCGAGCATCCCAATCACGCTGCGCAGCACAAGTATGTCAACGCCGTCGTCCTTGGCGCGCGCTGCATGCCCCTGGTATTGCCGGCCTTGGGCGAGCTGGCCGATATGGAAGCCGTGCTCGATGTGGCCGATGGCGTGATGTTGACCGGTTCCGCATCGAATGTGCATGCGGACCTGTACGGCCAGGCCATCCTCGATACCGCGCTGCCGCTCGATACCGCGCGCGATGCTACCACCTTGCCGCTGATCCGCGCCGCGCTGGAACGCGGCATTCCGATACTTGGCATTTGCCGCGGCTTCCAGGAAATGAATGTGGCGCTGGGCGGCACCCTGCATCAGGCGGTGCAGGAAGTGCCTGGCATGCTCGATCACCGCGACCGGCCTGAGGATGCGCTGGAAGTGCAGTACGGCCCCGCGCATGCTATCCGTTTGACCCGTGGCGGCATCCTGGCCGAAATTCTCGGCAACGCCGCCGAAATCCAGGTCAACTCCCTGCATGGACAGGGAATAGCCAAACTGGCTCCCGGCCTTGCCGTGGAAGCCGTGGCGCCCGATGGGCTGGTGGAAGCGTACAGCGTCGCCCATGCGCGCAGCTTCGCACTGGCGGTGCAATGGCATCCCGAGTGGCGCGCCACCGACAACCCCGATTCGATGAAGATCTTCCTTGCCTTCGGCAAGGCCTGCACTGCGTATCTCGAACAAAACGGCGTCCCTTAG
- a CDS encoding ABC transporter ATP-binding protein, producing MTTASPAASAAAGQPFLFIRNLVKDFDGVRAVNDVSVTINKGEIFALLGSSGCGKSTLLRMLAGFETPTSGAIQLGGQDIISVPPYERPINMMFQSYALFPHLTVWDNIAFGLRRDGLPKAEIAARVDQMLSLVQLSAYGKRKPHQLSGGQQQRVALARSLAKRPQLLLLDEPLGALDKKLRERTQIELVNIIEQVGVTCVMVTHDQDEAMSMATRIAVMSEGRILQVGAPGEIYETPNCRFVADFIGSVNLFQGRVTEDAPDHVIIDTPEGQHYVTHGITGTDHMEVSVAVRPEKIVLQLEAPLPEQRSHQGENGRNCMQGTIASISYFGNETHYVVRLGSGMDLKVARTNAARHEESGFQRGQRVWAWWDGSDVVVLTS from the coding sequence ATGACGACTGCCTCTCCCGCCGCATCTGCTGCAGCTGGCCAGCCATTTCTGTTTATCCGCAATCTGGTCAAGGATTTCGACGGTGTCCGTGCCGTAAACGACGTATCGGTCACGATCAACAAGGGCGAGATTTTCGCCCTGCTGGGCAGCTCCGGCTGCGGCAAATCGACGCTGCTGCGCATGCTGGCAGGCTTTGAAACGCCCACCTCCGGCGCCATCCAGCTGGGTGGGCAGGACATCATCTCGGTGCCGCCCTACGAGCGCCCGATCAATATGATGTTCCAGTCGTATGCGCTGTTCCCGCACCTGACGGTCTGGGACAATATCGCCTTCGGCCTGCGCCGCGACGGCCTGCCGAAAGCCGAAATCGCCGCGCGTGTCGATCAGATGCTGTCCCTGGTGCAGCTCTCGGCCTACGGCAAGCGCAAGCCGCACCAGCTGTCCGGCGGCCAGCAGCAGCGCGTGGCTCTCGCGCGCAGCCTGGCGAAACGTCCGCAACTGCTGCTATTGGACGAGCCGCTCGGCGCCCTGGACAAAAAGCTGCGCGAACGCACCCAGATCGAACTGGTGAACATCATCGAGCAGGTCGGCGTGACCTGCGTAATGGTCACGCACGACCAGGACGAGGCCATGAGCATGGCCACCCGCATCGCCGTCATGAGTGAAGGCCGCATCCTGCAAGTGGGCGCGCCGGGCGAAATCTACGAAACCCCGAACTGCCGCTTCGTGGCCGACTTCATCGGCTCAGTCAACCTGTTCCAGGGCCGCGTCACCGAAGATGCGCCGGACCACGTCATCATCGACACGCCGGAAGGCCAGCACTACGTCACCCACGGCATCACCGGCACCGACCATATGGAAGTGAGCGTGGCCGTGCGTCCCGAGAAGATCGTGCTGCAGCTGGAAGCACCGCTGCCCGAGCAGCGCAGCCACCAGGGCGAGAATGGCCGCAACTGCATGCAGGGCACCATCGCCTCGATTTCCTACTTCGGCAACGAAACCCACTACGTGGTCCGTCTTGGCTCCGGCATGGACTTGAAAGTGGCGCGCACCAATGCCGCACGCCACGAAGAGTCGGGCTTCCAGCGCGGCCAGCGCGTGTGGGCCTGGTGGGATGGCAGCGACGTTGTCGTGCTGACCAGTTGA
- a CDS encoding glutamine synthetase family protein, whose amino-acid sequence MAIRENFTYTDMDEWLNEKRVTEIECLIPDLTGVARGKILPRGKFTQERGMRIPEAVLGMTVTGNYPVDDAAYDRAISSTDRDMILRADPTTITMVPWATDPTAQVIHDCYFSDGKLVDFAPRTVLRRVLKLYEDKGWSPVVAPELEFYLTDKNSDPDLPLKAPIGRSGRAETSRQVYSIDAVNEFDPLFEDIYDYCDLMGLDVDTLIHEIGAGQMEINFLHGEPLGLGDKVFFFKRTLREAALKHNMYATFMAKPMAGEPGSAMHVHQSVIDVKTGWNIFSNQDGSPSPLFKYYIGGLQRYMPSAMAIVAPYVNSYRRLVRHTAAPINIQWGMDNRTVGFRIPESSVQDRRVENRIIGADANPYLALAVTLACGYLGMTERLEPSPITTGSAYDMKYELPQGLPEALQALRAEDKLRTVLGERFIDVYAAIKDLEHQEFMTVISPWEREHLLLHV is encoded by the coding sequence ATGGCAATCCGCGAAAACTTTACTTACACCGATATGGACGAGTGGCTCAATGAAAAACGAGTCACTGAAATCGAATGCCTGATCCCCGATCTGACCGGCGTTGCGCGCGGCAAGATTCTGCCGCGCGGTAAATTCACCCAGGAGCGCGGCATGCGCATTCCGGAAGCGGTGCTGGGCATGACCGTGACCGGCAACTATCCGGTGGACGATGCCGCCTACGACCGCGCCATCTCGTCCACCGACCGCGATATGATTCTGCGCGCCGATCCCACCACCATTACCATGGTGCCGTGGGCCACCGACCCCACCGCGCAGGTGATCCACGATTGCTACTTCTCCGATGGCAAACTGGTGGACTTCGCGCCGCGCACCGTGCTGCGCCGCGTGCTGAAACTGTATGAAGATAAAGGCTGGAGCCCCGTGGTGGCGCCCGAACTGGAGTTCTACCTGACCGACAAGAACTCCGATCCCGACCTGCCGCTGAAAGCGCCGATCGGCCGCAGCGGCCGCGCCGAAACCTCGCGCCAGGTCTACAGCATCGACGCCGTCAACGAATTCGATCCGCTGTTCGAGGACATTTACGATTACTGCGATCTGATGGGCCTCGACGTGGATACGCTCATTCACGAAATCGGCGCTGGCCAGATGGAAATCAACTTCCTGCACGGCGAGCCGCTGGGCCTGGGCGACAAGGTCTTCTTCTTCAAGCGCACCCTGCGCGAAGCAGCGCTCAAGCACAATATGTACGCCACCTTCATGGCCAAGCCCATGGCGGGAGAACCGGGATCGGCCATGCACGTGCACCAGAGTGTGATCGATGTGAAAACCGGCTGGAATATCTTCAGCAACCAGGATGGCTCGCCTTCGCCGCTGTTCAAGTACTACATCGGCGGCCTGCAGCGCTATATGCCCTCGGCCATGGCCATCGTCGCGCCCTACGTCAACTCCTACCGCCGCCTGGTGCGCCACACGGCCGCGCCCATCAATATCCAGTGGGGCATGGACAACCGCACCGTGGGCTTCCGCATTCCCGAATCCAGCGTGCAGGATCGGCGCGTGGAAAACCGCATCATCGGCGCCGACGCCAATCCCTATCTGGCGCTGGCGGTCACGCTGGCCTGCGGCTACCTCGGCATGACCGAGCGACTGGAACCGAGCCCCATCACTACCGGCAGCGCCTACGATATGAAATATGAGCTGCCGCAAGGCCTGCCCGAAGCGCTGCAAGCCCTGCGTGCCGAGGACAAGCTGCGCACCGTGCTGGGCGAACGCTTCATCGACGTCTATGCCGCCATCAAGGATCTGGAACATCAGGAATTTATGACTGTCATCAGCCCGTGGGAACGCGAGCATCTGCTGCTGCACGTTTAA
- a CDS encoding PLP-dependent aminotransferase family protein, with protein sequence MPRRPKAVELPAIGALDRSAGNLGRQLAQALREAVRSGGLKPGEFLPSTRLLAKSLGVARGTVVETFEQLTAEGILESQTGAGTRVVQALEAPFKTAGAAPSPVTARQPVLLSQRAAAFAKLAQQLTPLPPQPFSVSVPVGRTAPLDDWRRISNRIRATAAGAPAGYDHPQGVPALRAAVADYIRRSRSVRCHPDQIIITSGTQQGLYLSCQVLLEAGDTAWVENPAYPGITSILENTGWRDSIVRVPVDDEGIDVEAGIGLAPQARAAFVTPSHQYPLGMPMSMARRKALLAWAQTHNAWIVEDDYDSEMRYAGHPFPSLQGLGPDHVVYLGTFSKILFPSLRLGYAVVPEGMTAAFCGARALMDRHPPSADQHVLATFMQEGHLDRHIRRIRSVYAERREQLVEMLERLLPPELAWVQPCDQGLHLLVWLADSIDDCRLSAQALEAGVSVRPVSPMYVGKGGPGLILGLGDFSTEQTEAAVKRLARTIQFAGMAA encoded by the coding sequence ATGCCGAGAAGACCGAAAGCCGTTGAACTGCCTGCCATTGGAGCCTTGGACCGCAGCGCCGGCAATCTGGGGCGCCAGCTGGCGCAGGCGCTGCGCGAAGCGGTGCGCAGCGGTGGCCTGAAACCGGGCGAGTTTCTGCCTTCCACACGCCTGCTGGCCAAGTCGCTGGGAGTGGCGCGTGGAACGGTGGTCGAAACATTTGAGCAACTGACGGCGGAAGGTATTCTGGAATCGCAGACTGGCGCAGGAACCCGCGTGGTACAAGCGCTGGAGGCGCCTTTCAAGACGGCCGGCGCAGCACCCTCCCCTGTCACCGCCAGGCAGCCCGTGCTTCTGTCACAGCGCGCCGCCGCCTTCGCCAAACTCGCGCAGCAGCTCACGCCATTGCCGCCGCAGCCTTTCTCTGTCTCTGTTCCGGTGGGACGCACCGCGCCGCTGGATGACTGGCGGCGCATCAGCAACCGCATCCGCGCCACGGCTGCCGGTGCGCCAGCGGGCTACGATCATCCGCAAGGCGTGCCTGCGCTGCGCGCAGCGGTGGCCGACTACATTCGGCGTTCGCGCTCGGTACGCTGCCATCCCGACCAGATCATCATCACCTCCGGCACGCAGCAAGGCCTTTACCTGTCCTGCCAGGTCTTGCTGGAAGCCGGCGATACGGCGTGGGTCGAGAATCCCGCCTATCCGGGCATCACGTCCATTCTTGAAAACACGGGATGGCGGGACAGCATCGTACGTGTGCCGGTGGATGACGAAGGCATCGATGTGGAGGCGGGCATCGGGCTGGCCCCGCAGGCGCGGGCAGCTTTCGTGACGCCCTCTCACCAATACCCGCTGGGCATGCCGATGAGCATGGCGCGGCGCAAGGCGCTGCTGGCTTGGGCTCAGACGCACAATGCCTGGATTGTGGAAGACGATTACGACAGCGAGATGCGCTACGCCGGCCATCCCTTCCCTTCGCTGCAGGGATTAGGGCCGGACCATGTGGTCTATCTCGGCACCTTCAGCAAGATCCTGTTTCCCTCGCTGCGGCTGGGCTATGCCGTCGTCCCCGAAGGCATGACCGCCGCTTTTTGCGGCGCGCGGGCGCTGATGGACCGGCATCCGCCCAGCGCCGACCAGCATGTGCTGGCCACCTTCATGCAGGAGGGGCATCTGGACCGGCATATCCGCCGCATCCGCAGCGTGTATGCGGAGCGCCGCGAGCAGCTGGTGGAAATGCTGGAACGCTTGCTGCCGCCGGAACTGGCCTGGGTCCAGCCCTGCGACCAGGGGCTGCACTTGCTGGTCTGGCTGGCCGATTCGATTGACGACTGCCGCCTGTCCGCACAGGCTTTGGAAGCTGGGGTATCGGTACGGCCGGTGTCCCCCATGTATGTGGGCAAAGGGGGGCCCGGCCTGATTCTGGGGCTGGGGGATTTCAGCACGGAGCAAACCGAGGCCGCTGTTAAACGGCTCGCCCGCACCATTCAATTCGCAGGCATGGCAGCGTAG
- a CDS encoding aldehyde dehydrogenase — protein MAENSTAKSPATPWHERAAQLSIDGRAFINGQRVWACSEQQFDSHSPIDGRKLAAIARCDSADVDIAVAAARAAFEDGRWANLAPAKRKRILIRFADLLQQNSAELALLETLDMGKPIQYSQSVDVAGAANCIRWYGEAIDKVYGEIAPAPSHSLALITREAVGVVGAIVPWNYPMLMASWKIAPALAAGNSIVLKPSEKSPLTALRLAELALAAGVPPGVFNVLPGYGNEAGSALALHMDVDCIAFTGSTRVGKQIMQMAGQSNLKRAWTELGGKSANIVCADCPDLDAAVSAAIGSIYFNQGESCNAPSRLFVEESIRERFLEKALAMVPSFAPGDPLDDKTVMGAIVDDIQLRTVMGYIEQGKQAGARLLAGGEQVKRESGGYYVAPTLFDRVDSSMSIASEEIFGPVLSVLSFTDLQDAVKQANATPYGLHAAVWTSNLSKAIQTSRALRAGTVHVNQYDGDDITVPFGGYKQSGNGRDKSLHALDKYTELKTTWIQVK, from the coding sequence ATGGCCGAGAACAGCACCGCAAAATCCCCCGCCACCCCATGGCACGAGCGCGCCGCCCAGCTCAGCATCGACGGCCGCGCCTTCATCAACGGCCAGCGCGTCTGGGCCTGCAGCGAACAGCAATTCGATAGCCATTCCCCCATCGACGGCCGCAAGCTGGCCGCCATCGCCCGCTGCGACAGCGCCGACGTGGACATCGCCGTTGCCGCCGCCCGCGCCGCCTTCGAGGATGGCCGCTGGGCCAACCTGGCTCCGGCCAAGCGCAAGCGCATCCTGATCCGCTTTGCAGATCTGCTGCAGCAGAATAGCGCCGAGCTGGCCCTGCTGGAAACCCTCGATATGGGCAAGCCGATCCAATACAGCCAGAGCGTGGACGTGGCGGGCGCCGCCAACTGCATCCGCTGGTACGGCGAAGCCATCGACAAAGTGTATGGCGAAATCGCCCCCGCGCCTTCGCACAGCCTGGCCCTGATCACGCGCGAAGCGGTGGGCGTGGTGGGCGCCATCGTGCCGTGGAACTACCCGATGCTGATGGCCTCGTGGAAGATCGCGCCCGCGCTGGCGGCCGGCAATAGCATCGTGCTCAAACCCTCCGAAAAATCGCCGCTGACCGCCTTGCGCCTGGCCGAACTGGCGCTGGCTGCAGGCGTGCCGCCCGGCGTCTTCAACGTGTTGCCCGGCTATGGCAACGAAGCGGGCAGCGCGCTCGCCCTGCATATGGATGTGGATTGCATCGCCTTCACCGGCTCCACCCGCGTCGGCAAGCAGATCATGCAGATGGCAGGTCAATCGAACCTGAAGCGCGCCTGGACTGAGCTGGGCGGCAAATCCGCCAACATCGTCTGTGCCGACTGTCCCGATCTGGACGCCGCCGTGTCGGCCGCCATCGGGTCCATCTACTTCAACCAGGGCGAAAGCTGCAACGCCCCCTCGCGCCTCTTCGTGGAAGAATCGATCCGTGAACGCTTCCTCGAAAAAGCGCTGGCCATGGTGCCATCCTTCGCGCCCGGCGATCCGCTCGACGACAAAACCGTGATGGGCGCCATCGTCGACGACATCCAGCTGCGCACCGTGATGGGCTATATCGAACAAGGCAAACAAGCCGGCGCGCGCCTGCTGGCTGGCGGCGAGCAAGTGAAGAGGGAAAGCGGTGGCTACTACGTCGCACCCACCCTGTTCGACCGCGTCGACAGCAGCATGAGCATCGCCAGTGAGGAAATCTTCGGGCCCGTACTTTCGGTGCTGAGCTTCACCGACCTGCAGGATGCGGTCAAACAAGCCAATGCCACGCCCTATGGCCTGCACGCCGCCGTCTGGACTTCGAACCTAAGTAAAGCCATCCAGACCTCGCGCGCCCTGCGCGCCGGCACCGTGCACGTGAACCAGTACGATGGCGACGACATCACCGTCCCCTTCGGCGGCTACAAGCAATCCGGCAACGGCCGCGACAAATCGCTGCACGCCTTGGACAAGTACACCGAGTTGAAGACGACCTGGATCCAGGTCAAGTAG
- a CDS encoding aspartate aminotransferase family protein: MTTNPVVPEMPDTLALQAQDAAHYLHPFTDHKQLHSRGSRMIVRGDGIYLWDSEGKKILDGMSGLWCVNVGYGRSSIAQAVHRQMDVLPFYNSFFNTSNVPAVQLAAKLAELAPPGFQHVFYTGSGSEANDTNVRMVRRYWDLMGYPERHVIISRRNAYHGSTMAGASLGGMSGMHEQGGLPIPGIVHIGQPNYFDDGVGMTPEDFGLRAAGWLEKKILEIGADKVGAFIGEPIQGAGGVVIPPDTYWPEIRRICRKYDVLLIADEVITGFGRLGRWFGSELFGIEPDLITFAKGVTSGYVPLGGVLVSDRVAKVVMDGGEFTHGFTYSGHPVACAAALENISIIEEEQLVQRVAEDTGPYLRQRFASLAAHPLVGVAETCGFVAGLNLVRGKAARLHDQLRFDPALGVGMVCRGHMFNNGMIMRAVGERMIVAPPLIMTRAQIDEMVALIRFCLDRTLEDVEARGWI; the protein is encoded by the coding sequence ATGACCACCAATCCCGTCGTTCCGGAAATGCCGGATACCCTGGCCCTGCAGGCGCAGGACGCGGCCCATTATCTGCATCCCTTCACCGACCATAAGCAATTGCACAGCAGGGGTTCGCGCATGATCGTGCGCGGCGACGGGATTTATCTATGGGATTCGGAGGGCAAGAAGATCCTGGACGGCATGTCAGGCCTATGGTGTGTGAATGTAGGTTATGGCCGCAGCAGCATCGCCCAGGCGGTGCACAGGCAGATGGATGTGCTGCCTTTCTATAACAGCTTCTTCAACACCTCCAATGTGCCGGCGGTGCAGCTGGCGGCCAAACTGGCCGAGCTGGCCCCGCCCGGCTTCCAGCATGTGTTCTACACCGGCTCCGGTTCCGAGGCCAACGACACCAATGTGCGCATGGTGCGGCGCTACTGGGATTTGATGGGCTATCCCGAGCGTCATGTCATCATCAGCCGCCGCAATGCCTATCACGGCAGCACCATGGCCGGCGCCTCCCTGGGCGGCATGAGCGGCATGCACGAGCAGGGTGGCTTGCCGATTCCTGGCATTGTCCACATCGGCCAGCCCAATTACTTCGACGATGGCGTCGGCATGACGCCCGAGGACTTCGGCCTGCGCGCCGCCGGCTGGCTGGAAAAGAAAATCCTCGAAATCGGCGCGGACAAGGTGGGCGCCTTCATCGGCGAGCCGATCCAGGGCGCGGGCGGGGTGGTGATCCCGCCCGATACCTACTGGCCCGAAATCCGCCGCATCTGCCGCAAGTACGATGTGCTGCTGATTGCGGACGAAGTGATTACTGGCTTCGGCCGCCTGGGGCGCTGGTTCGGCTCCGAACTGTTCGGCATCGAACCGGACCTGATCACCTTTGCCAAGGGCGTGACTTCCGGCTATGTGCCGCTGGGCGGGGTGCTGGTGAGCGACCGCGTTGCCAAGGTCGTGATGGACGGCGGCGAATTCACGCACGGCTTCACCTATTCCGGCCACCCGGTGGCCTGCGCGGCGGCGCTGGAAAACATCAGCATCATCGAGGAGGAACAGCTGGTGCAGCGCGTGGCCGAGGATACCGGCCCCTATCTACGCCAGCGCTTTGCCAGCCTGGCCGCCCATCCCCTGGTCGGCGTGGCCGAGACTTGCGGCTTCGTAGCCGGCCTGAATCTGGTGCGCGGCAAGGCCGCCCGCCTGCATGACCAGCTGCGCTTCGACCCGGCGCTGGGCGTGGGCATGGTCTGCCGTGGTCATATGTTTAACAATGGCATGATCATGCGCGCCGTCGGCGAGCGCATGATCGTGGCCCCGCCCCTGATCATGACCCGGGCGCAGATCGATGAAATGGTGGCCCTGATCCGCTTCTGCCTCGACCGCACCCTGGAGGATGTGGAGGCGCGCGGCTGGATTTAG